Sequence from the Equus quagga isolate Etosha38 chromosome 15, UCLA_HA_Equagga_1.0, whole genome shotgun sequence genome:
ATTCtggaagaaaaaccaaaatgctgtctttcctttttttttcttttcttttgaaaaagaatgcCAGCATCGCCTTGCTGATACACCAGTGCGTTTTCTCTCCCTGCACAGCTAGGGCTGGTCTTGTCAGCCTCGGAGGCAGATCTCGGCCTGGGCTCTGAAACTTGACAGAGTAGGGTCGCCATGGCCTTTTTGGCAAGAGGGTTGTCACATGGTGGCCAGTGCTGGTCAGCCTAACTCTCCTGCAAACCTTCTAGGCCAGGGGAAGAAGGCTCATGGGTTTGGCTTGGTCACCATGGCTTCGGGGCAGAGAAAAGGGCCCAAGAACAGGGTCACCTGCCTCCCCCACGGGGGCCCTGGCCCTCTTAAGGCCCCTGCACCAGACAAAGTATGTTCCACAGACCTCTCTTGGCAGAGCCGGATGGGGGCGAAGTGTCAGATGGGCTCAGCCCTCACTTTGCTCGTTTACTGCAGACTCCTGCTCACGCCCTCGGGTGTGCACAAGCCCAGGGGTGACTAACCTTCCTCAGGGTGCCCACCCGAGCCTGGCTGCCCCCCCATCTCCTGAGCATCCTCCTTGTGCCCCTGGGTGGTCCTTTGCACTCCAGTCAGCCACCCTGCCAGCTCGCCACAGACAGCTTTCCGCTCAGGCATGCTATATGTGTCAGCTCCCCAGGCAGGCCAGgctcctctgctctcccaccGTCTCTAACTCCATAATGTGCTGTTTACTTCGTCCAGATCAGGTGAGGATGGGTGGCCCCTCCAACTGCCCTTCTCTTTTCAGTCCTTCTACAGAAAGCACTTTGACACAGAGGAGACCCGGGTAAACCAGCTGTTTGCACAAGCCAAGGCCTGCAAGGTGCTGGTGGAGAAATGGTGAGCCTCCCCCCGCCCTTCCTTGCTCACCTGCTCACCCGCAGACTTGTAGGATGGCACACAGGAAAGGCTAGGGACCCGGAGGTCAGGTAGAATTGGGTTTCCTACCCGGGTGGCTGTGACACTGACTtgttcccctctcccccttcGAGCCTTAGTTtttccatccataaaatggggacaagTAGGGCTATTGACCTACGATACACAAAACTCTGGCCTGGGGTAGAGCTTGAGCAGGGCTGGAGGGACAGGTGAGCAAAACAGACTCTAGCCAGCCCTCAGGCTGCTCACAGATTGGTGAGCAGAACACAGGAACCCTAATGAAGGGGCGACGGCCTGAGGAACGTGCCAGCAGGGTGATAGAGGGTGACAGGACAGCTCCTGTGTGGGCTGTGTAGGAAGGCCTGGCTCCCAGATCTCCCCACGGGCTGCTGTGACCCTATGTGGGTCTCTCCCCTCTCATCTAGATGTGGGGGCAGGATTCAGGCAAACCCTGGGAGTAACTCGCCCACACGCGAGCGACTTTCTTCTCGGGGCTCACTGTGGACACCCTGCTCAAGGTTGCTGGCTCAGACCACGGCCAGGCTCCCCTGGACCACTCTCCTCAGGTCTCCGTGTCCTTTACAGATTGCTGTTTCGTTATTAACGTAGTGTAGCCGCACAGTAGGCAACTTGGAAAACGGAGGAAGAGCCTCCACACGTTCCTCGGCCGCTTGAGTACATGTTGGAAGGAAAGGCAGCGTGTGTTTATGCAGTGGCACTTGATAGGTGCTGTCCCCATTCCtaaggtgaggaaactgaagacgGGAAGAACAGTGCGAGCTGCCTGCAGTCACCGCCAACAACTTGGCCGTGCTGTGATCTGAACCCGGCACTTCCACACCCAGTTATTCCATGAAGCCCGCTGCTTTTCCTTCCAGCTCAGCCCCTGCTTTTTTCCTGTGGCTGAAATCTCACTCTTGTACATACCATTGGGAACTCAGCCAGCTATTTCATTTCAAAGACCAAATGGAAAAATGGCATGTTTTCCCAGCACAGGCCGCAAACCAGACTGCCACATGacaagggcctgggctggggttgAGCCAGGCCACGTAGTGCTAACGCCGCCATTCCTGAGGAGATTGCTAAGGAAGGAGGGCCTAAGTGGGTGAGCATCCCCCCCAGCAAAAATGGTGGAGCCCCAGCCTGAAGGATGCCCCCACTCCCAggccttctctttttctgggtTCTTATTTGGATGTGCTGCCTTCTGTGGGGCATCGAATGGGGCAGGGCCTAAGAGTCTGCCTCAGGGGCAGCTGGCTCTGATGAACTGAGTGTCCCCCTGGAAGCGCTGCCAACCAGCCTTTCTCAGGCAACCCCCTCTGCCACAAGGAgccttaggaaaaaagaaaaatagccctTTCAGagaagcattttgtttttaaactggtGAAGCCCTGCTTGGCTCAGATTTTGGAAATTAAGTTAAACTGACAGTTTCCAATGTAAACCACACATGATGAGGGTAAAGGACCAAGGAGGAGTGCTCTGCTGAAAAAATTCACTAACCAAGCTGGGAGGTGGGGTCCCTTGGGGTGCTCCAGTGGCCTTTGACAGGTGCCTGTCTGGAGCTAACCTCCTGCCATCCTGGGAAGGGCCTGACGGGGCCAGCTTGCCCTCGGGCACACTCAGAGCCGCTCCCCCAGTCCTGTGCTTGGCCTGGGTCACAGTGACAAAGCAGAATGTCCCTGCCTGCAAGGAgctcagggcagagggaagaagagcCATGTCCCTAAGCTTTGTGACATAGAACAGAACAGGGGTCCAAGCAGGGTTCCACTTGACAGATGGGGAATGGGGCCCAGCAGCACCAGCTGACCCTCTTTCCACCCACAGTGCCGTGAGTGTGCAGGACATCCAGGAGCACCTGGCCCAGGGCCACGTGGCCATTGTGCTGGTGAACTCAGGGGTGCTGCACTGTGACCTCTGCTCCAGCCCCGTCAAGTACTGCTGCTTTGCCCCCAGTGGCCACCACTGCTTCTGCCGCACCCCTGACTACCAGGGTCACTTCATCGTGCTGCGTGGCTACAACCGGGCCACCAGCTGCATCTTCTACAACAACCCAGCCTACGCAGACCGTGAGTGTCAAGGGTGGGGACAGCGGGTGGAGCTGCTTTCAGGTCTGTTATGCCCGCCCCCATGACTCTTTCCAAATCAATCTGCTGTGGCCAAGACCTCCCTCATggccttctccccagagcccctgctcttCCTGGGCTCCTGTCATCTGTGTCACCCCTCTGGCCATGCAGCAAACAAGCCACAGACCTGGGGCCATGCTGGCCTCCTCCATACTCCAGTCATCACCAGGCCAGGCCATCTCCCTCCCACATTGCCACTACCCAGGGCCCCGCCTCCACCTCAGCCTCCGCCTCATGCTGCCCAGGCTGCAGTTGCCTCCCTCCTCCACGACTCTGGCCCTCCCAGGACAGCCAGTATGCTCATCAGAAAGGAAAgtctgcccagccccagcccctgctccagacccatccagggctccccactgccctggggATGGGGAAAGACAGCCCTGACTCACACAGACTTACCCACGTGGCCTCAAGATGTTtattcccttctctgggcctcactttccatCTGCTAACCTGGGGAGGGGTCAGAGAAGGAGCTCATGAAGGCTGAAATagtcaaggagggcttcctgagGGTGAAAGACTTGAGTGGCAAGAGGTGGCCAGGAAGGCAGGACATGGTCAGACCTCCCTCAGCTCCCCTGGGTGCCAGTGACGGGGGTGCTCCCCCCACCTGCCAACCTTGCTCTGCCCCTCCGCCCCCAGCAGGAATGTGCAGCACCAGCATCAGTAACTTCGAGGAGGCCAGAACCAGCTACGGCACAGATGAGGACATCCTCTTTGTCTACTTGGACAGCTGACAGCAGGAGCCTGGTGTCCCCAGGCCCTCAGACCCCACCCTGCCCCGACCCTGCTGGGCCCACTCAGGTGTCCCTGGCCCAGGCTCCCGCCACTGGGGCCCAGATGCGGAACTGCAGCCTTGGCCTATGGGACAAAGCCCCAGGGGACCCTAGGAGGCTGCGGCGCACCTGCTCTGTCCACCAGTGCTGCTTGTGTCGTCAGGCCACTTACCCTGGGCACCTGCTGGTTGCTGGAAGCATCCCCGGAGTGTCTGAGCAGAGCCTCCCCCAGGACCCTGAGCCTGACTCCAACTGTGCCCAGGGGACGTCCCGCCCCACAGGTGCCCTTGTTGCCTAAGAGCCAGGGTTGGGGGAGAAGTCTGAGCCTGTCTCCCGACAGACCTGGACTGAGCCCTGGAGAGAGACGCCACTTGTCAGGACAGCATCAGCGTGTTTGTATCTgaccccagccctggggctgtgGACTGCTCCAGGCCTCGCTGGGAACTGCCCTCACCATCTCCCCTGGAAGTGCTGCAGACCCCCTCTGCCCTTTGGTGCCACCACCCCCTCTTGCCTCGCACTGGACCCGCGTTCCTGTGGCTGGTTGTGAGGCCTCCAGGCCCTAGGGAGGGCTGGACCTCAGGCAGAAAGGACTCTGAGGTCCGCCACGGCCCTCCAGGTACTCCAGCTGTGTAGGGTGGAGGGTCCTCAGGGGAATAGGTGGGGCCCTGGCTCCTGCTGTCTGGCAGTGCTGAGTGTGCTCCAAGAATGTCTGATCCCAAGGGCCGGGAACAGCTTCCTGGGCCCCAAAGATCCCCTCACCCACAAGGCCTCCTAACTCTAGCCTAAGTCCCGACAGTGGGGCCCGATCTCCGAGTGTAGGAGCCCCAGGTCTCATGGGGCTGAGCATTCTGGGGCACTGAGGCCTGCGCTCCTGAAGCAATGGCACGGGCGGCCTGtggccccccacccaccctggtGTTCACGCCCGGACCTTTTGCACAGAATGATGGGTCTCTTCCATCTTGACAGAGGAGGGAGCTGCCCGCCCAGGATCACATAGCATGGCACGTAACATGGACTagagctgtttcttttcttctttcttttttttggggggcgggggcaggggtgtttgatttttttttttttttttttttagatttaagtTTTCACTTTTGGGAAGTGAGAATCACCCTCACGTAAGACAATAATAGTGACATTGCAGGTACTTTGGAACCACAGACACCTCTCTTTACAGGGTAGGTAAGCCAGCCCAAGTTCTCTTACAAAGAGAAGGGGAACTCACGGCCGCTGGGATGAGTGCCTGGGCCCCTCACCTTCCAGACAGAATCCACCCGGTCTGGGGAGAActcttgaacccaggtctgcacctaaaaaatgagggaaatggaCCATTCCCAAAGGGGCTGGGATTCCCACCCCTCATGGGCTGCCTCTGGCAAAGGGCAGGATGCCCCAACAGCCACACCGCCCCTGCACTCCTGTGTCTTGGTCTTCCAGTGCCCAAGGCATGATGCAGTGGCGGCAGCTGCCCCTCACCCAAGCTGCAAACCACGCTCAGCCTCTGTCCCGACCTGCCGGCTCAGCCCTCCCCACCGTGGCTGctctgaggagcagaggaggGCTCTGCTTACAAGGGCTGTCAGACCACCAGTCATATTGCTCCTCAACGCCAGGCACAACCTTTGGCCAAGAGGGAGGCGCTGTGAGCTGGGCAGCCCCCCAGTTTCAGAGACTAGTGTTGCCTTTAGACTGGTCTCATCTCTGTTGCCTTAATGCTAGGTAGCCCAagaccccagggagctctggTTCTATGCTCAGGAGTACCACACATGGCAGCTGTGGGGTCTGGGCATCGTCAGGAGGGGTCTGGACAAAATCCTGGTGAGAATAGATGTATCAAGGAAAACAATGAGAGGAAGTGTAGCTTTCAGGCTGGCTGAATGTGAGCGAGGCACAGTGCACATGCTGAT
This genomic interval carries:
- the GUCD1 gene encoding protein GUCD1 isoform X5 codes for the protein MRTEAEAAGAPLEPGDFVQLPVPIIQQLYHWDCGLACSRMVLRYLGQLDDSEFESALQELRLTRSIWTIDLAYLMRHFGVRHRFCTQTLGVDKGYKNQSFYRKHFDTEETRVNQLFAQAKACKVLVEKCAVSVQDIQEHLAQGHVAIVLVNSGVLHCDLCSSPVKYCCFAPSGHHCFCRTPDYQGHFIVLRGYNRATSCIFYNNPAYADRMCSTSISNFEEARTSYGTDEDILFVYLDS
- the GUCD1 gene encoding protein GUCD1 isoform X3; translated protein: MRTEAEAAGAPLEPGDFVQLPVPIIQQLYHWDCGLACSRMVLRYLGQLDDSEFESALQELRLTRSIWTIDLAYLMRHFGVRHRFCTQTLGVDKGYKNQSFYRKHFDTEETRVNQLFAQAKACKVLVEKCAVSVQDIQEHLAQGHVAIVLVNSGVLHCDLCSSPVKYCCFAPSGHHCFCRTPDYQGHFIVLRGYNRATSCIFYNNPAYADPGMCSTSISNFEEARTSYGTDEDILFVYLDS
- the GUCD1 gene encoding protein GUCD1 isoform X4, whose translation is MVLRYLGQLDDSEFESALQELRLTRSIWTIDLAYLMRHFGVRHRFCTQTLGVDKGYKNQSFYRKHFDTEETRVNQLFAQAKACKVLVEKCTGRKPDCHMTRAWAGVEPGHVVLTPPFLRRLLRKEGLSGAVSVQDIQEHLAQGHVAIVLVNSGVLHCDLCSSPVKYCCFAPSGHHCFCRTPDYQGHFIVLRGYNRATSCIFYNNPAYADPGMCSTSISNFEEARTSYGTDEDILFVYLDS
- the GUCD1 gene encoding protein GUCD1 isoform X6, translated to MRHFGVRHRFCTQTLGVDKGYKNQSFYRKHFDTEETRVNQLFAQAKACKVLVEKCTGRKPDCHMTRAWAGVEPGHVVLTPPFLRRLLRKEGLSGAVSVQDIQEHLAQGHVAIVLVNSGVLHCDLCSSPVKYCCFAPSGHHCFCRTPDYQGHFIVLRGYNRATSCIFYNNPAYADPGMCSTSISNFEEARTSYGTDEDILFVYLDS
- the GUCD1 gene encoding protein GUCD1 isoform X1, encoding MRTEAEAAGAPLEPGDFVQLPVPIIQQLYHWDCGLACSRMVLRYLGQLDDSEFESALQELRLTRSIWTIDLAYLMRHFGVRHRFCTQTLGVDKGYKNQSFYRKHFDTEETRVNQLFAQAKACKVLVEKCTGRKPDCHMTRAWAGVEPGHVVLTPPFLRRLLRKEGLSGAVSVQDIQEHLAQGHVAIVLVNSGVLHCDLCSSPVKYCCFAPSGHHCFCRTPDYQGHFIVLRGYNRATSCIFYNNPAYADPGMCSTSISNFEEARTSYGTDEDILFVYLDS
- the GUCD1 gene encoding protein GUCD1 isoform X2, translating into MRTEAEAAGAPLEPAAGAHHPAALPLGLRPGLLQDGAAVSGYLGQLDDSEFESALQELRLTRSIWTIDLAYLMRHFGVRHRFCTQTLGVDKGYKNQSFYRKHFDTEETRVNQLFAQAKACKVLVEKCTGRKPDCHMTRAWAGVEPGHVVLTPPFLRRLLRKEGLSGAVSVQDIQEHLAQGHVAIVLVNSGVLHCDLCSSPVKYCCFAPSGHHCFCRTPDYQGHFIVLRGYNRATSCIFYNNPAYADPGMCSTSISNFEEARTSYGTDEDILFVYLDS